The following proteins are encoded in a genomic region of Methanobrevibacter arboriphilus JCM 13429 = DSM 1125:
- a CDS encoding tRNA(His) guanylyltransferase Thg1 family protein encodes MKEYEIYNNLKVPKGFKLILRLDGRNFHSLSKNLGFKKPYDENFIKSMINTSQDIFKEFSPLFIYTFSDEINILLSEIPFSGRIEKLNSVFPSLASSSLALNLNKYFKPTHSIIISFDSRIIPIANKDDIVKYFKWRQDESWRNCINSYGYWVLRKNYSPKVATQKLKNLKSSDIHQLLFEKGINLNNVPIHQKRGIAIYKQKEKIFGLNPIKNREEPSYRNNLIIDKNITIFNKEFFKNIDII; translated from the coding sequence ATGAAAGAATATGAAATTTATAATAATTTAAAAGTTCCTAAAGGATTCAAATTAATTTTAAGGTTAGATGGAAGAAATTTTCATAGTTTATCTAAGAATTTAGGTTTTAAAAAACCATACGATGAAAATTTCATTAAATCGATGATTAATACATCTCAAGATATTTTTAAAGAGTTTTCTCCATTATTCATATACACTTTTTCTGATGAAATAAATATATTACTATCTGAAATACCTTTTTCTGGAAGAATTGAAAAATTAAACTCTGTTTTTCCCAGTTTGGCTTCTAGTTCTTTGGCACTTAACTTAAATAAATATTTTAAACCAACTCATTCTATTATAATTTCGTTTGATTCAAGGATTATTCCAATAGCTAATAAAGATGATATCGTTAAATACTTTAAATGGAGGCAGGATGAATCTTGGAGAAATTGTATAAATAGTTATGGTTATTGGGTATTAAGAAAAAATTATTCACCTAAAGTAGCTACTCAAAAATTGAAAAATCTTAAATCTTCTGATATTCATCAGCTATTGTTTGAAAAAGGAATCAATTTAAATAATGTCCCTATTCATCAAAAAAGAGGAATAGCTATTTATAAACAAAAAGAAAAGATTTTTGGATTAAATCCAATAAAAAATAGAGAAGAACCATCTTATAGAAATAATTTAATTATAGATAAAAATATTACTATTTTTAATAAAGAATTCTTTAAAAATATTGATATTATATAA
- a CDS encoding aspartate dehydrogenase gives MIVGILGCGAIASIILNNFLSKDSGIDIKYFYDHDMEKAENLATISDGIAVLDIDDMIDNVDLVLEAASPISVEKFGLKVLKKGKNIIIMSIGALMDNKFRDRMIEAATNNDAKIFAPSGAIVGLDGIKAASIGKINRATLTTRKPPRSLGKLVDEEEILYEGKASEAVKMFPVNINVAAALSIACNLDVDVKIIVDPKVDKNVHEVIVEGDFGQFKTRTENLPCEVNPKTSMLAAYSAIKLLKSLNENFIMGT, from the coding sequence ATGATAGTTGGAATATTAGGTTGTGGGGCAATAGCTAGCATCATTTTAAATAATTTTTTATCTAAAGATAGTGGAATTGATATTAAATATTTTTATGATCATGATATGGAAAAGGCTGAAAATTTAGCTACTATATCTGATGGAATAGCTGTTTTAGATATTGATGATATGATTGATAATGTTGATTTAGTTTTAGAAGCTGCTTCTCCTATTTCTGTTGAAAAATTCGGCCTTAAAGTTTTAAAAAAAGGTAAAAATATTATTATTATGAGTATCGGTGCTCTCATGGATAATAAATTCAGAGATCGCATGATTGAAGCTGCTACTAATAATGATGCTAAAATATTTGCTCCATCAGGAGCTATCGTTGGATTGGATGGTATTAAAGCTGCTTCAATTGGAAAAATCAATAGGGCTACTTTAACTACAAGAAAACCACCTAGATCTCTTGGAAAACTTGTTGATGAAGAAGAAATTCTCTATGAAGGAAAAGCATCAGAAGCTGTTAAAATGTTTCCTGTAAATATTAATGTAGCAGCTGCTCTTAGTATTGCTTGTAATTTAGATGTTGATGTTAAAATTATTGTTGATCCTAAAGTCGATAAAAATGTCCATGAAGTGATTGTTGAAGGAGATTTTGGTCAATTTAAAACTAGAACTGAGAATTTACCTTGTGAAGTTAATCCTAAAACCAGTATGTTAGCTGCTTACTCAGCAATTAAACTATTAAAAAGTTTAAATGAGAATTTTATAATGGGGACATAA
- a CDS encoding PRC-barrel domain-containing protein: protein MVEVSNLYDLDIYTITGQYVGRVVDVVLNIRMGTISKLQVKALEPENKNVGIRDIFRNGLQFVPEENEMRAFQEGVLNVDFDKVRAIGDIMLIDPQDIQRQSQTAQTQPQGQVPDKEPQNQMQ, encoded by the coding sequence ATGGTAGAAGTTTCAAATCTTTATGATTTAGATATATATACTATTACAGGTCAGTATGTTGGGCGTGTTGTAGATGTAGTTCTCAATATTAGGATGGGAACAATTTCTAAACTTCAAGTAAAGGCTTTAGAGCCTGAAAACAAAAATGTTGGAATTAGAGATATTTTTAGAAATGGATTACAATTTGTTCCAGAAGAAAATGAGATGAGGGCTTTTCAAGAAGGAGTTCTTAACGTAGACTTTGATAAAGTCAGAGCTATTGGAGATATTATGTTAATAGATCCTCAAGATATTCAAAGACAATCTCAAACAGCTCAAACTCAACCACAGGGTCAAGTTCCAGATAAGGAGCCTCAAAACCAAATGCAATAA
- a CDS encoding DUF4389 domain-containing protein — protein MKEYLKYQRKASRIELFIRIIYLIPILLIIHVYTILAGICHLIQWFIVLIFGFRNKYLSKFVQGYVKYIIKVLAYAHNLSDERPKILPEPYRIFFEKEE, from the coding sequence TTGAAAGAATACTTAAAATATCAAAGAAAAGCAAGCAGGATAGAACTTTTCATAAGGATAATATATTTAATACCCATATTATTAATAATACATGTATATACTATCTTAGCAGGAATATGCCACTTAATACAATGGTTCATAGTATTAATATTTGGATTTAGAAACAAATATCTAAGTAAATTTGTTCAAGGATATGTGAAGTATATAATCAAAGTATTAGCTTATGCACATAACTTATCAGATGAACGCCCAAAAATACTACCAGAACCATATAGAATATTTTTTGAAAAAGAAGAATAG
- the serA gene encoding phosphoglycerate dehydrogenase: protein MKVIVADSINQKGIDNLKEVAEVVVDTDITPEELLSTISEYEAIIVRSRTKVTREVIEKADKLKIIARAGVGVDNVDIEAATEKGIMVVNAPESTSITVAEHTMGMMLTAARKIAIADKSVKEDKWEKSRFMGVELRNKTLGVVGMGRIGSQVVNRCKAFEMDVIVYDPYLPKEVAKQMGIDLADLETVLKVSDFITIHVPLTPETKHLISKKELEIMKDDAFVVNCARGGIIDEDALYDALSNDKIGGAALDVYEEEPPKGSKLLSLDNLVATPHIAASTKEAQRDAAIIVANEVIEVLKGGTPKNVLNMPVVDSKTYEEIKPYVNLCKKLGSFASQSINGQIKEIEVVYCGELSETPHQDILTRTVLQGVLNHVLIDPVNMINAPTIAQERGISITEGKTCDSKGYDSSVRVKAITDDDEFSVEGTDLYDPAIIKINDYWVDVKPEGHMFISKYNDIPGAIGTIGTKLGERNINIGTMQVGRDIAGGNAIMILTVDQKIPDDVMEEVRNLENVFDAVGLEL from the coding sequence ATGAAGGTAATAGTTGCAGATTCAATAAATCAAAAAGGTATTGATAATTTAAAAGAAGTAGCGGAAGTTGTGGTTGACACTGATATAACTCCAGAGGAATTGCTTAGTACTATATCTGAATATGAAGCAATAATTGTAAGAAGTAGAACTAAAGTAACTCGTGAAGTAATTGAAAAAGCAGACAAGCTTAAAATAATAGCTAGAGCTGGTGTAGGTGTAGATAATGTGGATATAGAAGCAGCTACTGAAAAAGGAATAATGGTAGTAAATGCACCAGAATCAACTTCAATTACTGTTGCTGAGCATACTATGGGTATGATGCTTACAGCTGCAAGAAAAATAGCTATTGCTGATAAATCTGTTAAGGAAGATAAATGGGAAAAAAGCAGATTTATGGGTGTTGAGCTAAGAAATAAAACTCTTGGTGTTGTAGGAATGGGAAGAATTGGTTCTCAAGTTGTAAATCGATGTAAAGCTTTTGAAATGGATGTAATTGTATATGACCCATATTTACCTAAAGAAGTAGCTAAACAGATGGGTATTGATCTTGCTGATCTTGAAACAGTATTAAAAGTTTCAGATTTTATAACCATTCATGTTCCATTAACTCCTGAAACAAAACACTTAATATCTAAAAAAGAATTAGAAATAATGAAAGATGATGCATTTGTTGTCAATTGTGCAAGAGGAGGTATTATTGATGAAGATGCATTGTATGATGCTTTAAGTAATGATAAGATTGGTGGTGCTGCTCTTGATGTTTATGAAGAAGAACCTCCAAAAGGAAGTAAACTTTTAAGTTTAGACAATCTTGTAGCTACTCCTCATATTGCTGCTTCAACTAAGGAAGCTCAAAGAGATGCAGCTATTATAGTGGCTAATGAAGTGATTGAAGTTTTAAAAGGTGGAACTCCAAAGAATGTTTTAAATATGCCTGTAGTTGATTCAAAGACTTATGAAGAGATAAAACCTTATGTTAATTTATGTAAAAAATTAGGTAGTTTTGCTTCTCAATCTATTAATGGTCAGATAAAGGAAATCGAAGTTGTTTATTGTGGAGAACTTAGTGAAACTCCTCATCAGGATATATTAACTAGAACTGTTCTTCAGGGTGTTCTAAATCATGTTTTAATCGACCCAGTTAATATGATCAATGCTCCAACAATTGCACAAGAAAGAGGAATAAGTATAACTGAAGGAAAAACTTGTGATTCTAAAGGATATGATTCATCAGTTAGAGTTAAGGCAATTACTGATGATGATGAATTTTCAGTAGAAGGAACTGATTTATATGATCCAGCAATTATAAAAATTAATGATTATTGGGTTGATGTAAAACCAGAAGGACACATGTTTATATCTAAATATAATGATATTCCTGGAGCTATTGGTACTATTGGAACAAAATTAGGTGAAAGAAATATAAATATTGGTACTATGCAGGTTGGTAGGGATATAGCTGGTGGAAATGCTATAATGATTTTGACAGTTGATCAAAAAATCCCTGATGATGTTATGGAAGAAGTAAGAAATCTTGAAAATGTTTTTGATGCTGTTGGATTAGAGCTTTAA
- a CDS encoding Mov34/MPN/PAD-1 family protein, translating to MGLGNLFSKIFGNNKYKFSEVHIDSEVIDSIIWYARSSDPDEFMAIFDGEVKNEILHITGLVFLPTQTSGEGAIVNTGMLPVMTTQWGSVHSHPGPSALPSDTDLFTFAKTGLFHMIICQPYNVDDILAYNRYGEFTDYKII from the coding sequence ATGGGATTAGGAAACTTGTTTTCAAAGATTTTTGGGAATAATAAATATAAATTCAGTGAGGTTCACATAGATAGTGAAGTAATAGACTCTATAATATGGTATGCAAGGAGTTCTGATCCTGATGAATTTATGGCTATTTTTGATGGTGAGGTTAAAAATGAGATTCTTCACATTACTGGGTTAGTATTTTTACCAACACAAACATCTGGTGAAGGAGCTATTGTAAATACTGGAATGCTTCCAGTTATGACAACTCAGTGGGGTTCAGTTCACAGTCACCCAGGACCTAGTGCATTACCATCAGATACAGATTTATTTACCTTTGCTAAAACAGGATTGTTTCATATGATAATCTGTCAACCATACAATGTTGATGATATTTTAGCTTATAATAGATATGGTGAGTTTACTGATTATAAAATAATATAA